The following are from one region of the Streptomyces decoyicus genome:
- a CDS encoding sigma factor-like helix-turn-helix DNA-binding protein encodes MTQREQAASAFDDLHARHAAALTQQTYLLTGRPRLARRAVEQGFRLAWQRWPQVAVDPDPAGWVRAAAYEYALTPWHRLCPGLRPARKPRHCQESEPSDRALLEALLSLPAPYRRALLLHDGLGMGLYETAAEIEASTPAAAGRLTHARERLAERLPELGLGGQEPVRQGEILRAGITGLAAAQQVTPADAQGVRSGSERSDLRTTLAAVGLTGLFALATLVMMIVTPDHYTPSPDRPLATAPHTRLSPTPRRGADIRKQGNAAVRKRLRQARLTPDVR; translated from the coding sequence ATGACCCAGCGCGAGCAGGCCGCCAGTGCCTTCGACGATCTCCACGCCCGGCACGCAGCGGCGCTGACGCAGCAGACGTATCTGCTCACCGGCCGGCCGCGGCTCGCACGGCGGGCCGTGGAGCAGGGATTCCGGCTGGCCTGGCAGCGCTGGCCGCAGGTCGCGGTGGACCCGGATCCTGCGGGGTGGGTGCGGGCGGCCGCGTACGAGTACGCGCTGACGCCGTGGCACCGGCTGTGCCCGGGGCTGCGGCCCGCCCGTAAGCCGAGGCACTGTCAGGAGAGCGAGCCCTCGGACCGTGCGCTGCTGGAGGCGCTGCTGAGTCTGCCCGCCCCGTACCGGCGGGCGCTCCTGCTGCACGACGGGCTCGGGATGGGCCTCTACGAGACCGCGGCGGAGATCGAGGCGAGCACACCGGCCGCGGCCGGGCGGCTGACGCATGCGCGCGAGCGGCTCGCCGAGCGGCTGCCGGAACTGGGGCTCGGCGGGCAGGAGCCGGTCCGGCAGGGCGAGATCCTGCGGGCCGGGATCACCGGGCTGGCGGCCGCACAGCAGGTGACCCCCGCCGACGCGCAGGGCGTGCGGAGCGGCAGCGAGCGCAGCGACCTGCGGACCACGCTTGCGGCCGTCGGGCTGACCGGACTCTTCGCGCTGGCGACGCTGGTGATGATGATCGTGACGCCGGACCACTACACACCGTCGCCGGACAGACCCCTGGCGACCGCGCCGCACACCCGTCTCTCACCGACCCCGCGCCGTGGCGCGGACATCAGGAAGCAGGGAAACGCAGCCGTGCGGAAGCGGCTCCGGCAGGCCCGGCTGACCCCCGACGTCCGCTAG
- the sucC gene encoding ADP-forming succinate--CoA ligase subunit beta, translating into MDLFEYQARDLFAKHGVPVLAGEVIDTPEAAREATQRLGGKSVVKAQVKVGGRGKAGGVKLATSEDDAVEKAGQILGMDIKGHTVHKVMIAETAPEIAEEYYVSYLLDRTNRTFLAMASVAGGMDIEEVAATRPDELAKVPVDANEGVTIEKAREIVAQAKFPAEVAEQVAEVMVTLWKTFVSEDALLVEVNPLAKVASGEVIALDGKVSLDENAEFRQPEHEALEDKDAANPLEAAAKAKGLNYVKLDGQVGIIGNGAGLVMSTLDVVAYAGEQHNNVKPANFLDIGGGASAEVMANGLEIILGDPDVKSVFVNVFGGITACDEVANGIVQALELLKSKGEDVNKPLVVRLDGNNAELGREILSKANHPLVQRVDTMDGAADKAAELAAK; encoded by the coding sequence GTGGACCTGTTCGAGTACCAGGCGAGGGACCTCTTCGCCAAGCACGGTGTACCGGTGCTGGCCGGTGAAGTCATCGACACGCCTGAGGCGGCGCGCGAGGCGACCCAGCGGCTGGGCGGCAAGTCGGTCGTCAAGGCGCAGGTGAAGGTCGGTGGCCGCGGCAAGGCCGGCGGCGTGAAGCTGGCCACCAGTGAGGACGACGCGGTCGAGAAGGCCGGTCAGATCCTGGGCATGGACATCAAGGGCCACACGGTCCACAAGGTGATGATTGCCGAGACGGCTCCGGAGATCGCCGAGGAGTACTACGTCTCGTACCTCCTCGACCGCACCAACCGCACCTTCCTGGCCATGGCCTCCGTCGCCGGCGGCATGGACATCGAGGAGGTCGCGGCCACCCGGCCCGACGAGCTCGCGAAGGTCCCGGTCGACGCCAACGAGGGCGTCACGATCGAGAAGGCCCGCGAGATCGTCGCCCAGGCGAAGTTCCCGGCCGAGGTCGCCGAGCAGGTCGCCGAGGTCATGGTGACCCTGTGGAAGACCTTCGTCTCCGAGGACGCGCTCCTCGTCGAGGTCAACCCGCTGGCCAAGGTCGCGAGCGGTGAGGTCATCGCCCTCGACGGCAAGGTGTCCCTCGACGAGAACGCCGAGTTCCGCCAGCCGGAGCACGAGGCCCTCGAGGACAAGGACGCAGCCAACCCGCTCGAGGCTGCTGCCAAGGCCAAGGGCCTGAACTACGTCAAGCTCGACGGCCAGGTCGGCATCATCGGCAACGGCGCGGGTCTCGTCATGAGCACCCTGGACGTCGTCGCCTACGCCGGCGAGCAGCACAACAACGTCAAGCCCGCCAACTTCCTCGACATCGGTGGCGGCGCCTCCGCCGAGGTCATGGCGAACGGCCTGGAGATCATTCTCGGCGACCCGGACGTCAAGTCCGTCTTCGTCAACGTCTTCGGTGGCATCACCGCCTGTGACGAGGTCGCCAACGGCATCGTCCAGGCCCTGGAGCTGCTCAAGTCCAAGGGCGAGGACGTCAACAAGCCCCTGGTCGTGCGCCTCGACGGCAACAACGCGGAGCTCGGTCGCGAGATCCTGTCGAAGGCCAACCACCCGCTGGTGCAGCGTGTGGACACCATGGACGGCGCGGCCGACAAGGCCGCCGAGCTGGCTGCTAAGTAA
- the sucD gene encoding succinate--CoA ligase subunit alpha produces MAIFLTKESKVIVQGMTGATGMKHTKLMLGDGTNIVGGVNPRKAGTSVDFDGTDVPVFGSVAEAMEKTGADVSVLFVPPAFAKAAVVEAIDAEIPLAVVITEGIAVHDSAAFWAYAKAKGNKTRIIGPNCPGLITPGQSNAGIIPGDITKPGRIGLVSKSGTLTYQMMYELRDIGFSSAVGIGGDPVIGTTHIDALQAFEADPDTDLIVMIGEIGGDAEERAADFIKANVSKPVVGYVAGFTAPEGKTMGHAGAIVSGSSGTAQAKKEALEAAGVKVGKTPSETARLAREILGG; encoded by the coding sequence ATGGCTATCTTCCTGACCAAGGAAAGCAAGGTCATCGTCCAGGGCATGACCGGTGCCACTGGCATGAAGCACACCAAGCTGATGCTCGGTGACGGCACCAACATCGTCGGCGGTGTGAACCCCCGCAAGGCCGGCACCAGTGTCGACTTCGACGGCACCGACGTGCCCGTCTTCGGCTCGGTCGCCGAGGCGATGGAGAAGACCGGCGCCGATGTGTCCGTCCTCTTCGTGCCGCCGGCCTTCGCCAAGGCCGCCGTCGTCGAGGCGATCGACGCGGAGATCCCGCTGGCCGTCGTGATCACCGAGGGCATCGCGGTCCACGACTCCGCCGCCTTCTGGGCGTACGCGAAGGCCAAGGGCAACAAGACCCGGATCATCGGCCCGAACTGCCCCGGCCTGATCACCCCCGGCCAGTCCAACGCCGGCATCATCCCGGGCGACATCACCAAGCCCGGCCGCATCGGTCTGGTGTCCAAGTCGGGCACGCTGACCTACCAGATGATGTACGAGCTGCGTGACATCGGCTTCTCCTCGGCCGTCGGCATCGGTGGCGACCCGGTCATCGGCACCACCCACATCGACGCCCTCCAGGCGTTCGAGGCGGACCCCGACACCGACCTGATCGTGATGATCGGCGAGATCGGCGGCGACGCCGAGGAGCGTGCGGCCGACTTCATCAAGGCCAACGTCTCCAAGCCGGTCGTCGGCTACGTCGCGGGCTTCACCGCGCCCGAGGGCAAGACCATGGGCCACGCCGGCGCCATCGTCTCCGGCTCCTCCGGCACCGCCCAGGCGAAGAAGGAGGCCCTGGAGGCCGCCGGCGTCAAGGTCGGCAAGACCCCGTCGGAGACCGCGCGGCTGGCCCGCGAGATCCTCGGCGGCTGA
- a CDS encoding cell division protein PerM, protein MSQLTDRGPTLSSHGRAAAQRSSAIGAAFLGGVTAAGLGLGALAVAVLLLWVASPAPDSGPSRALHLAADLWLMAHGGDLVRTTGHSGAAAPVAVTPLLLAVLPVWLLHRAARHALATAADGHPGPGADGGGEADVSRAVAPRTLLGALLTGYLLIAAGALIYACTGRMSAEPLSVLAAVPATAAATLGGTAWCLLGHPGTALLPACVLRAGANVPRGLRTLLGGSRSAAAHRAAGSALGALLAAGALLTLLSLGLHADRVRLDLLHLAPDWASRATVLLLCLFLLPNAAVWGAAYGLGPGFTVGAGSTVGPLGTAAPSVLPQLPLLSGLPDAGPGNPLTWAVVVVPVVAGALLARSVVRSVARDAAASGAPWSWWTTTCVAALAAGLCGVVLAALAGLAGGALGTGALASFGPSWWRTGLAAAGWTALTGVPGAIALRAWRLRAGRLEDGAGQQGQEGQQGQQGQGGQQGQGEPAGTKGGGAKDGDTDGEDRTSTKGTEGEARAKGRGRAKGDGRAKGEARTKGGSVKKGAGRTKGAARREGPVGAEADGGARSAGGRDGTNAAADGADRGAAEDTRPDTTTTPAASGTGAGPGPDAEPHPDAGTLTAAAKPAATSAASVTSAGSDS, encoded by the coding sequence GTGAGCCAGTTGACCGATCGTGGCCCTACGTTGTCCTCGCACGGCCGAGCCGCCGCGCAACGCTCCTCCGCGATCGGCGCGGCCTTCCTCGGCGGTGTGACGGCCGCCGGTCTCGGCCTCGGCGCGCTGGCGGTCGCCGTGCTGCTGCTCTGGGTCGCCTCCCCCGCCCCCGACAGCGGCCCGTCCCGGGCGCTGCATCTCGCCGCCGACCTGTGGCTGATGGCGCACGGCGGCGACCTCGTACGCACCACGGGCCACTCCGGTGCCGCGGCCCCGGTCGCCGTGACCCCGCTGCTGCTCGCCGTCCTCCCGGTCTGGCTGCTCCACCGGGCCGCCCGCCACGCCCTGGCGACCGCGGCCGACGGCCACCCCGGGCCCGGCGCGGACGGCGGCGGCGAGGCGGACGTCAGCCGGGCGGTCGCGCCGCGCACCCTGCTCGGTGCGCTGCTCACCGGCTATCTGCTGATCGCGGCCGGTGCGCTGATCTACGCCTGCACCGGGCGGATGAGTGCCGAGCCCCTCAGCGTGCTGGCCGCCGTACCGGCCACCGCGGCCGCCACCCTCGGCGGCACGGCCTGGTGCCTGCTCGGGCACCCGGGTACCGCACTGCTGCCCGCCTGCGTTCTGCGGGCCGGGGCCAACGTGCCGCGCGGTCTGCGGACCCTCCTCGGCGGCTCCCGGTCCGCCGCCGCGCACCGCGCCGCAGGCAGCGCCCTCGGTGCCCTGCTCGCCGCCGGCGCACTCCTCACCCTGCTCTCCCTGGGCCTGCACGCGGACCGGGTACGCCTGGACCTGCTGCACCTGGCGCCCGACTGGGCGAGCCGCGCCACGGTGCTGCTGCTGTGCCTCTTCCTGCTCCCGAACGCGGCCGTGTGGGGTGCCGCATACGGCCTGGGGCCGGGCTTCACGGTCGGCGCCGGCAGCACGGTCGGCCCGCTGGGAACCGCGGCCCCGTCCGTGCTGCCCCAGCTTCCGCTGCTCAGCGGGCTACCGGACGCCGGACCGGGCAACCCGCTGACCTGGGCGGTTGTCGTGGTGCCCGTGGTGGCGGGGGCGTTGCTGGCCCGCTCGGTGGTCCGCTCCGTGGCCCGTGACGCGGCGGCCTCCGGCGCGCCCTGGTCCTGGTGGACGACCACCTGCGTGGCAGCTCTGGCCGCCGGCCTCTGCGGCGTCGTCCTGGCGGCGCTCGCGGGCCTGGCGGGGGGCGCGCTGGGCACCGGCGCGCTCGCCTCGTTCGGCCCGAGCTGGTGGCGTACGGGCCTCGCGGCAGCGGGCTGGACCGCCCTGACCGGCGTCCCGGGCGCGATCGCCCTACGGGCCTGGCGACTGCGCGCCGGGCGCCTGGAGGACGGGGCCGGTCAGCAGGGCCAGGAGGGTCAGCAGGGCCAGCAGGGTCAGGGGGGCCAACAGGGTCAGGGGGAGCCGGCCGGTACGAAGGGCGGCGGCGCGAAGGACGGTGATACGGACGGAGAGGACCGTACGAGCACGAAGGGCACGGAGGGGGAGGCCCGCGCAAAGGGTCGCGGCCGCGCAAAGGGGGACGGCCGCGCAAAGGGGGAGGCCCGTACGAAGGGCGGCAGCGTCAAGAAGGGCGCAGGCCGTACGAAGGGCGCGGCCCGTAGGGAGGGCCCGGTCGGCGCGGAAGCCGACGGCGGCGCCAGGAGCGCCGGCGGTAGGGACGGTACGAACGCTGCGGCGGACGGAGCCGACCGGGGCGCCGCCGAAGACACCCGCCCCGACACCACCACCACCCCGGCTGCCTCCGGCACCGGTGCCGGTCCCGGCCCCGATGCCGAACCTCATCCCGACGCCGGCACCCTCACGGCGGCCGCGAAACCGGCCGCCACCTCTGCCGCCTCTGTCACCTCAGCCGGCTCGGACAGCTGA
- a CDS encoding DUF4232 domain-containing protein: MSSDTTVRTARRRTLRIAAAALTAAAGLTLTACSGSDAAGAKPAGRTDTGAAAVEADGAGSSAGAQGSDAQAAPGAKVDTKADAAAKQPGSAHANGGGGKASSGVQRCHTSGLTAAFATGEDATPDPNGKGATTTSIVLTNKGSSSCKIGGFPGVDLKSENGQSWSLRRSSAKHTSITLAPGDSTDFTINLALAEKDEAHPWMPASVTVTPPNETTSLTLKWPWGPLVDQTGATHPATFVNPIG; this comes from the coding sequence ATGAGCTCCGACACCACCGTCCGCACCGCTCGCCGCCGCACCCTGCGCATTGCCGCCGCGGCCCTGACCGCAGCCGCCGGCCTCACCCTGACCGCCTGCTCCGGTTCGGACGCCGCCGGCGCGAAGCCCGCGGGCCGCACGGACACGGGCGCGGCCGCCGTCGAGGCCGATGGTGCGGGCTCCTCCGCCGGAGCGCAGGGCTCCGACGCCCAGGCGGCCCCCGGTGCCAAGGTCGACACCAAGGCGGACGCTGCGGCCAAGCAGCCGGGCAGCGCGCACGCCAACGGCGGCGGTGGCAAGGCGAGCTCGGGCGTCCAGCGCTGCCACACCTCCGGCCTGACGGCAGCGTTCGCCACGGGCGAGGACGCGACTCCGGACCCGAACGGAAAAGGCGCGACGACCACCAGCATCGTGCTGACCAACAAGGGCAGCAGCAGCTGCAAGATCGGCGGCTTCCCGGGCGTGGACCTCAAGTCCGAGAACGGTCAGAGCTGGTCGCTGCGCCGCTCGTCGGCCAAGCACACCTCGATCACCCTGGCACCCGGGGACAGCACCGACTTCACGATCAACCTCGCCCTGGCCGAGAAGGACGAGGCGCACCCCTGGATGCCCGCCTCCGTGACCGTCACCCCGCCGAACGAGACCACCTCGCTGACCCTGAAGTGGCCCTGGGGCCCGCTCGTCGACCAGACCGGCGCCACCCACCCGGCCACCTTCGTCAACCCCATCGGCTGA